A genomic window from Cytobacillus suaedae includes:
- the accC gene encoding acetyl-CoA carboxylase biotin carboxylase subunit, producing MIKKLLIANRGEIAVRIIRACKELGIETVAVFSEADREALHVQLADEAYCIGPTASKDSYLNVTNIISVAKLTESEAIHPGYGFLAENADFAELCRECNITFVGPSPEAISKMGTKDVARETMKQAGVPIVPGSQGIIKDTDEAIALANEMGYPVIIKATAGGGGKGIRVAKTEEELVKGINITQQEAATAFGNPGVYIEKYIQDFRHVEIQVLADNFGNVIHLGERDCSIQRRLQKLVEETPSPALDSETREKMGEAAVKAAAAVNYSGAGTVEFIYDHNANKFYFMEMNTRIQVEHPVTEMVTGVDLIKEQIKVASNEKLSIKQEDVTFTGWSIECRINAENPEKNFMPSPGKIEMYLAPGGLGVRVDSAVYPGYVIPPFYDSMVAKLITYGATREEAIARMKRALSEFVIEGPGVHTTIPFHLKLLNHEKFVDGHFNTKFLELYEVMKS from the coding sequence ATGATAAAAAAATTGTTAATTGCAAACAGAGGAGAAATTGCCGTTAGAATTATTCGAGCGTGCAAAGAATTAGGTATAGAAACAGTTGCTGTTTTTTCTGAAGCAGACCGTGAAGCCCTTCATGTTCAACTTGCAGATGAAGCCTATTGTATCGGGCCGACTGCCTCAAAGGATAGCTATTTAAATGTTACGAATATCATCAGTGTTGCAAAGCTTACAGAAAGTGAAGCCATCCATCCTGGCTATGGCTTTTTGGCTGAAAATGCAGACTTTGCGGAGCTTTGTCGTGAATGTAATATTACATTTGTTGGTCCTAGTCCTGAAGCTATTTCAAAAATGGGAACAAAAGACGTTGCTCGTGAAACGATGAAACAAGCGGGTGTACCGATTGTTCCAGGTTCACAGGGGATTATTAAGGATACAGATGAAGCAATTGCATTAGCGAACGAGATGGGTTACCCTGTCATCATCAAGGCTACAGCAGGTGGTGGTGGAAAAGGGATCCGCGTTGCTAAAACAGAGGAAGAGCTAGTTAAAGGAATCAATATCACTCAACAAGAAGCAGCAACTGCATTTGGAAATCCAGGTGTATATATTGAAAAGTACATCCAGGATTTTCGTCATGTTGAAATACAAGTATTAGCAGATAATTTCGGAAATGTGATACACTTAGGTGAGCGTGATTGCTCAATTCAACGTAGATTACAAAAGTTGGTTGAGGAAACTCCATCTCCTGCTCTTGATTCTGAAACAAGAGAAAAAATGGGAGAAGCTGCTGTTAAAGCGGCGGCAGCAGTTAATTATTCTGGTGCTGGAACAGTAGAATTTATTTACGATCACAATGCAAATAAATTCTACTTCATGGAGATGAATACTCGTATTCAAGTAGAACATCCTGTAACAGAGATGGTTACGGGCGTTGACCTAATTAAAGAACAAATTAAAGTGGCATCTAATGAAAAGTTATCGATTAAGCAAGAAGATGTAACCTTTACTGGTTGGTCGATTGAGTGTAGGATAAATGCTGAAAATCCTGAAAAGAATTTCATGCCCTCACCTGGCAAGATTGAGATGTATTTGGCTCCTGGTGGACTAGGCGTACGTGTTGATTCTGCAGTTTATCCAGGCTATGTGATTCCACCATTTTATGATTCTATGGTTGCAAAGTTAATTACATATGGAGCGACTAGAGAAGAAGCCATTGCTAGAATGAAACGTGCCTTAAGTGAATTTGTGATTGAAGGTCCAGGTGTTCACACCACAATTCCATTCCACTTAAAGCTTTTAAATCATGAAAAGTTTGTAGATGGTCACTTTAATACAAAGTTTCTTGAATTATATGAGGTAATGAAGTCATAA
- a CDS encoding polyprenyl synthetase family protein, with protein sequence MNRVTQTDFEMFLSQNKEMIEESLPSMIERLHSPEILKEAMMYSLKAGGKRIRPLLLFATLDSFGNRFEMGLPVACAIEMIHTYSLIHDDLPSMDDDDLRRGKPTNHKVFGEANAILAGDGLLTYSFQLISDMNHSEVTPQMKLELITNLAKAAGPEGMVGGQIADMEGEGKNLSLEELEYIHIHKTGKMLAFSVIAGAILSRASDDQIQKLEKFAHHIGLAFQIRDDILDIEGTEEAIGKRVGSDQLNEKSTYPSLLSMDGAKDKLTFHIDEAKNILHDFGLENTDKLLKICDLIASRNH encoded by the coding sequence ATGAATAGAGTGACTCAAACAGATTTTGAAATGTTCCTTTCTCAAAATAAAGAGATGATTGAAGAGAGTCTTCCCTCTATGATTGAACGCCTACATTCTCCCGAAATATTAAAAGAAGCGATGATGTATTCGCTAAAAGCTGGTGGTAAAAGAATAAGACCACTATTACTATTTGCAACTCTTGATAGTTTCGGTAACCGTTTTGAAATGGGCTTACCTGTTGCCTGTGCAATTGAAATGATTCATACCTATTCTCTCATCCATGATGATTTACCGAGTATGGATGATGATGATTTAAGAAGAGGAAAGCCTACAAATCATAAGGTATTTGGCGAAGCAAATGCAATACTTGCAGGAGATGGGCTACTTACATACAGTTTTCAATTAATATCAGATATGAATCATTCTGAGGTTACACCGCAAATGAAGCTTGAGCTTATTACAAACCTAGCAAAGGCTGCAGGACCTGAAGGAATGGTAGGCGGTCAAATCGCTGACATGGAGGGTGAAGGGAAGAACTTAAGCTTAGAAGAGCTAGAGTACATCCATATCCATAAGACAGGAAAAATGTTAGCGTTTAGTGTAATTGCAGGTGCCATCCTTTCAAGGGCAAGTGACGACCAAATTCAAAAATTGGAAAAGTTTGCTCATCACATTGGATTAGCTTTTCAAATTAGAGATGACATTCTTGATATTGAAGGTACTGAGGAAGCAATTGGGAAACGGGTTGGCAGTGATCAGCTTAATGAGAAAAGTACCTATCCATCTTTACTGTCAATGGATGGTGCGAAGGATAAGCTAACATTTCATATTGATGAAGCCAAAAACATATTACATGACTTTGGGTTAGAAAATACAGATAAACTCTTAAAGATTTGTGATTTGATTGCATCACGTAATCATTAA
- the nusB gene encoding transcription antitermination factor NusB codes for MKRRTARERALQALFQIDLSDNDPREVIRNVLMEGEESDPFLEQLVLGVVENKEEIDTILRANLEKWTLERVANVDRSLLRMAIFEMKHIEEIPVNVSMDEAIELAKTFGDDSSSRFINSILSKVKESL; via the coding sequence ATGAAACGACGTACAGCAAGAGAAAGAGCATTACAAGCTCTGTTTCAAATAGATTTAAGTGATAATGACCCAAGAGAAGTTATAAGAAATGTGTTAATGGAAGGGGAGGAAAGCGATCCTTTTCTAGAACAGCTTGTTTTAGGGGTAGTTGAAAACAAAGAAGAGATAGATACCATACTACGTGCTAACTTGGAGAAGTGGACACTAGAGCGAGTAGCTAATGTAGATCGTTCATTACTCCGTATGGCCATTTTTGAAATGAAACACATCGAAGAAATACCAGTAAACGTGAGCATGGACGAAGCAATTGAATTAGCAAAAACATTTGGGGATGACAGCTCAAGCCGTTTTATTAACAGTATTTTATCAAAGGTAAAAGAATCTTTATAA
- a CDS encoding TlyA family RNA methyltransferase, translating into MGTKKERLDVLLVERGLIETREKAKRTIMAGLVYSNEVRLDKPGEKVEIDIQLTVKGNVIPYVSRGGLKLEKALKEFSLDISDKILLDIGSSTGGFTDCALQNGALMSYAVDVGYNQLAWKLRQDERVVVMERTNFRYVTPADLSKGMPQFASIDVSFISLKLILPVLKTLLVANSDVVALVKPQFEAGREQVGKKGIVREAKVHEQVLSKIIEFSIGLGYDCKDASFSPITGGDGNIEFLLHLHWTGDKATGENQLKKSVETIVAEAHSTLKANKETTGE; encoded by the coding sequence ATGGGTACTAAAAAAGAACGACTTGATGTCCTACTGGTTGAGCGTGGATTAATTGAAACACGTGAAAAAGCAAAACGTACCATCATGGCAGGGCTTGTCTATTCAAATGAGGTTAGGTTAGATAAGCCAGGAGAAAAAGTAGAAATAGATATCCAGCTTACAGTAAAAGGAAATGTAATTCCTTATGTAAGTAGAGGTGGTTTAAAGTTAGAGAAGGCCTTAAAGGAGTTTTCTCTAGACATTTCAGATAAAATCCTACTGGATATTGGATCATCTACTGGTGGATTTACTGATTGTGCTCTTCAGAACGGTGCGTTAATGTCTTATGCCGTAGATGTAGGCTATAATCAGTTGGCATGGAAGCTTCGTCAGGATGAACGTGTGGTTGTAATGGAAAGGACAAACTTCCGTTATGTTACACCTGCTGACTTAAGTAAAGGAATGCCACAATTTGCTTCAATTGATGTATCCTTTATTTCCTTGAAGCTAATTCTACCGGTATTAAAAACACTATTAGTGGCTAACAGTGATGTTGTTGCTCTTGTAAAACCACAATTTGAGGCAGGAAGAGAGCAAGTAGGGAAAAAGGGAATCGTACGTGAAGCAAAAGTTCATGAACAAGTCCTTTCAAAAATTATCGAATTCTCAATTGGACTGGGCTATGATTGTAAAGATGCTTCGTTCTCACCAATCACTGGTGGCGATGGTAACATTGAATTCCTTCTACATTTACATTGGACTGGAGACAAGGCAACTGGAGAAAATCAACTAAAAAAATCCGTTGAAACAATCGTTGCTGAAGCTCATTCAACATTAAAAGCAAATAAAGAAACAACAGGAGAGTAA
- a CDS encoding 1-deoxy-D-xylulose-5-phosphate synthase, producing the protein MDLSSIKSPQFLKNMNNEQLEKLSSEIRQFLIEKLSATGGHIGPNLGVVELTIALHKEFESPKDKFLWDVGHQSYVHKILTGRACDFDTLRQYKGLCGFPKLIESEHDVWETGHSSTSLSAAMGMAVARDLKKSKEFVIPIIGDGALTGGMALEALNHIGHEKKDMIVILNDNEMSIAPNVGALHSVLGRLRTAGKYHWVKDELEMLLKKIPAVGGKLATTAERVKDSLKYLLVSGVFFEELGFTYLGPVDGHNFEELFSNLQYAKKTKGPVLLHVITKKGKGYHPAESDTIGTWHGTGPYKIETGDFVKSSTTAPAWSALVSETVRKVAREDDRVVAVTPAMPVGSKLEKFAQEFPDRMFDVGIAEQHATTMAAGLATQNMKPFLAIYSTFLQRAYDQVVHDICRQNLNVFIGIDRSGLVGADGETHQGVFDIAFMRHIPNMVLMMPKDENEGQHLVYTALKYDDGPIAMRYARGNGLGVKMDDELKTIPIGSWEVLKEGEDAIILTFGTTIPMALEAAEQLEKDDFSVKVINARFIKPMDETMLHEIFAQNIPVLTIEEAILQGGFGSAVLEFAHDHHYQSVIDRMGIPDKFIEHGSVNALLEEIGLTTQEVINRIRKITPIKQKRA; encoded by the coding sequence TTGGATCTTTCATCAATAAAAAGCCCTCAATTCTTAAAAAATATGAACAATGAGCAGCTAGAAAAGCTTAGCTCTGAGATCCGTCAATTTTTAATTGAGAAGCTTTCAGCTACTGGAGGGCATATAGGTCCTAACCTTGGTGTAGTTGAATTAACAATTGCACTACATAAGGAGTTTGAGAGTCCAAAAGACAAGTTCCTTTGGGATGTTGGTCATCAATCTTATGTTCATAAGATTCTTACAGGCAGAGCCTGTGATTTTGATACATTAAGACAATATAAAGGATTATGCGGTTTTCCAAAGCTCATTGAAAGCGAGCATGATGTTTGGGAGACCGGCCATAGTTCTACTTCTTTATCTGCGGCAATGGGAATGGCTGTTGCAAGAGACCTGAAGAAATCGAAAGAATTTGTTATCCCGATTATCGGTGATGGTGCATTAACTGGTGGAATGGCGTTAGAAGCATTAAATCATATCGGACATGAAAAGAAAGATATGATTGTTATCCTAAATGATAATGAAATGTCAATCGCTCCGAATGTTGGTGCTCTCCATTCAGTATTAGGACGTTTACGTACTGCAGGGAAATACCATTGGGTTAAAGATGAACTTGAGATGCTACTTAAAAAAATTCCAGCGGTTGGTGGAAAACTTGCAACAACAGCCGAGCGTGTTAAGGATAGCCTGAAGTATTTATTAGTTTCAGGTGTATTCTTTGAAGAACTGGGCTTTACTTACTTAGGACCAGTTGATGGACATAACTTTGAAGAATTATTTAGTAACCTTCAATACGCTAAAAAGACAAAAGGTCCTGTCCTATTACATGTTATAACAAAAAAGGGTAAAGGGTATCACCCTGCTGAATCCGATACTATTGGAACTTGGCACGGTACAGGTCCTTATAAAATTGAAACAGGTGACTTTGTTAAATCCTCTACTACAGCCCCAGCATGGAGTGCTTTAGTTAGTGAAACCGTCAGAAAGGTAGCTAGAGAGGACGATCGAGTAGTTGCTGTAACTCCTGCAATGCCTGTTGGTTCAAAGCTCGAAAAATTTGCACAGGAATTCCCAGATCGAATGTTTGATGTAGGGATTGCCGAACAACATGCCACAACAATGGCTGCTGGACTAGCAACTCAAAATATGAAACCTTTTTTAGCCATTTATTCGACATTCTTACAACGTGCATACGACCAAGTTGTTCACGATATCTGTAGGCAAAACCTGAATGTGTTTATCGGAATTGACCGTTCAGGCCTGGTAGGTGCAGATGGTGAAACCCACCAAGGTGTTTTTGATATTGCATTTATGCGTCATATTCCTAATATGGTTCTTATGATGCCGAAGGACGAAAATGAAGGTCAACATTTAGTATATACAGCACTAAAGTATGATGATGGTCCAATTGCAATGCGGTATGCAAGAGGCAATGGCTTAGGTGTTAAAATGGATGATGAGCTTAAAACAATTCCAATCGGCTCTTGGGAAGTCTTAAAAGAGGGTGAAGATGCAATTATTCTTACCTTTGGTACAACCATTCCGATGGCATTAGAGGCGGCTGAGCAGCTCGAAAAGGATGATTTTTCGGTAAAAGTGATTAATGCAAGATTTATTAAACCGATGGATGAGACAATGCTTCATGAGATATTTGCTCAGAACATTCCAGTGTTAACGATTGAAGAAGCGATATTACAAGGCGGATTTGGTAGTGCGGTATTAGAATTTGCCCATGATCACCACTATCAGTCAGTAATTGATAGAATGGGCATTCCAGATAAATTTATTGAACATGGCAGTGTGAATGCTCTGTTAGAAGAAATCGGATTAACGACACAAGAGGTTATTAATCGAATCCGTAAAATAACACCTATAAAACAAAAGAGGGCTTGA
- a CDS encoding exodeoxyribonuclease VII large subunit, whose product MSEVRYLTVTALTKYIKRKFDVDPHLQDVLVKGEISNFKAHSRGHMYFTIKDQNARIQAVMFSGQNRNMKFVPEDGMKVLVRGEISVFESNGNYQIYVKEMQPDGIGNLYLAFEQLKKQLEQEGLFNLDNKKPIPKFPTHIGVITSPTGAAIRDILTTIKRRYPIGKVIILPALVQGQNAPSSIANAISTANNLGYLDVLIVGRGGGSIEELWAFNEEVVAREIFKSKVPVISAVGHETDFTIADFVADLRAPTPTAAAELAVPNMADLADRLLSRKTRLIRALKSTIGYEQERFNKLQNSYAFRHPKNLYVQKEQQLDRLYERLERAGTRNLERQQEKFDRLSVRLKHNHPEEQIKKANERFQQVKKILQKDMKQIVNHKQFMFASTLSKLEALSPLKIMDRGYSLVYDQQETLVKSVKGVKAGESLSVRLQDGKIDCKVVGVEERTLHD is encoded by the coding sequence ATGAGTGAAGTTAGGTACCTTACCGTTACAGCTTTAACAAAATATATAAAGCGTAAATTTGATGTTGATCCACATCTTCAGGATGTATTAGTGAAGGGAGAAATCTCGAACTTTAAGGCCCACAGCCGTGGGCATATGTATTTTACGATAAAGGATCAAAATGCTAGAATTCAAGCAGTCATGTTTTCTGGCCAAAACCGTAACATGAAATTCGTACCTGAAGATGGCATGAAAGTGCTAGTTAGGGGAGAAATTTCTGTTTTTGAAAGTAATGGAAATTATCAAATTTATGTAAAAGAGATGCAGCCTGATGGAATTGGTAATCTATACTTAGCCTTTGAGCAGCTGAAAAAACAGCTAGAACAAGAAGGCCTATTTAATTTGGACAATAAAAAGCCAATTCCAAAGTTTCCAACACATATAGGAGTTATTACTTCTCCAACAGGTGCAGCCATACGGGATATTCTAACGACGATAAAGAGGCGTTATCCAATTGGGAAAGTTATTATCCTACCTGCCTTAGTTCAAGGACAAAATGCACCCTCTTCTATAGCAAATGCCATTTCTACAGCCAATAACTTAGGTTACTTAGATGTATTAATTGTTGGTAGGGGTGGAGGATCTATAGAGGAACTGTGGGCATTTAATGAAGAAGTCGTTGCCAGGGAAATTTTCAAATCTAAAGTTCCAGTAATATCAGCAGTTGGACATGAAACGGATTTTACAATAGCAGATTTTGTGGCAGATTTACGTGCACCAACCCCAACTGCAGCTGCTGAGCTTGCAGTACCAAATATGGCAGATTTAGCCGATAGGCTTTTATCAAGGAAAACACGTCTAATTAGAGCACTTAAGTCGACGATTGGCTATGAACAAGAACGATTTAATAAATTACAAAATTCATACGCCTTTAGGCATCCTAAAAACCTTTATGTACAAAAGGAGCAACAGCTAGATCGCTTATATGAACGATTAGAAAGAGCGGGAACAAGGAACTTAGAAAGACAACAGGAGAAATTTGACCGTTTATCAGTTCGGCTTAAACATAATCACCCTGAGGAACAAATTAAAAAGGCAAATGAACGTTTCCAGCAAGTTAAGAAAATACTTCAAAAAGATATGAAACAAATTGTAAACCATAAGCAATTTATGTTTGCTTCCACCCTTTCTAAATTAGAGGCATTAAGTCCTTTGAAGATAATGGATCGAGGCTACAGTCTGGTGTATGATCAGCAGGAAACACTGGTTAAAAGTGTGAAGGGTGTAAAGGCTGGGGAGTCTTTAAGCGTACGTCTACAGGATGGTAAAATTGATTGCAAAGTTGTTGGTGTAGAGGAGAGGACATTACATGACTGA
- the folD gene encoding bifunctional methylenetetrahydrofolate dehydrogenase/methenyltetrahydrofolate cyclohydrolase FolD: MTAQIISGKEVAAEIRGRISEDVLRLKETGIIPGLTVILVGDNPASRSYVTAKHKACNETGIHSTLLEFPETITEANLLNEITKLNNDPEVHGILVQLPLPKHINELAVIEHISPNKDVDGFHPINVGRMMTGQDAFLPCTPFGIVEMVKSKQLPIAGKHVVVIGRSNIVGKPVGQLFLKENATVTYCHSRTTNLKEITKQADILIVAVGKAHFIDGEYIKEGAVVIDVGVNRLDTGKLVGDVLFEDASNVAGYITPVPGGVGPMTITMLLYNTILSAKTSSEQMSNI; the protein is encoded by the coding sequence ATGACAGCTCAAATTATTAGTGGTAAAGAGGTTGCAGCAGAAATAAGAGGTAGAATTTCAGAAGACGTACTTCGTTTAAAAGAAACAGGAATCATACCAGGATTAACTGTAATTTTAGTAGGAGATAATCCTGCATCTAGATCATATGTAACAGCAAAGCATAAAGCTTGCAATGAAACAGGAATTCATTCTACATTACTTGAGTTTCCTGAAACCATTACTGAAGCGAATTTACTAAATGAAATAACAAAGCTGAACAATGATCCAGAAGTGCACGGTATTCTTGTGCAATTACCTTTACCAAAACATATTAATGAATTGGCTGTTATTGAACATATTTCACCAAATAAAGATGTAGATGGGTTTCATCCAATAAATGTAGGCAGAATGATGACAGGACAAGATGCATTTCTTCCTTGTACACCTTTTGGGATTGTAGAAATGGTAAAATCAAAACAATTACCGATTGCGGGAAAACATGTGGTTGTAATTGGTAGAAGTAATATAGTTGGTAAGCCTGTAGGGCAACTTTTCTTAAAAGAAAATGCAACAGTTACTTATTGTCACTCTAGAACTACGAATCTTAAAGAAATCACGAAACAAGCGGATATTCTTATTGTAGCAGTAGGTAAAGCCCACTTTATCGATGGGGAATACATAAAAGAAGGTGCAGTGGTTATTGATGTAGGCGTTAATCGTCTAGATACAGGAAAACTTGTTGGAGATGTGTTGTTTGAAGATGCAAGTAATGTTGCCGGGTACATTACACCTGTCCCAGGTGGGGTAGGTCCAATGACAATTACCATGCTACTTTACAATACAATTTTATCGGCAAAAACAAGTTCAGAGCAAATGAGTAATATCTAG
- a CDS encoding Asp23/Gls24 family envelope stress response protein — translation MSENNVLEMNQGNNSLGKVEIAPEVIEVIAGIAASEVDGVAQMRGNFASGVAERLGKKNHGKGVKVELTDNGITIDVFCAMKFGISIPNVAQKVQDNIRQALLNMTALEIDEVNIHVVGVLFENQKQEQQFEQEM, via the coding sequence ATGTCAGAGAATAACGTGTTAGAAATGAACCAAGGTAACAATAGCTTAGGTAAAGTTGAAATCGCACCAGAAGTGATTGAAGTTATCGCAGGAATTGCAGCTTCTGAAGTAGATGGCGTAGCGCAGATGAGAGGAAATTTTGCTTCTGGCGTAGCCGAAAGACTTGGTAAGAAGAATCACGGTAAAGGTGTAAAAGTAGAGTTAACAGATAACGGTATTACAATTGATGTTTTCTGTGCGATGAAATTTGGAATCTCGATTCCTAACGTTGCTCAAAAGGTTCAAGATAATATTCGTCAAGCACTGTTAAATATGACGGCACTAGAGATTGATGAAGTTAATATTCATGTTGTTGGAGTATTGTTTGAAAACCAAAAGCAAGAGCAGCAATTCGAACAAGAAATGTAA
- the argR gene encoding transcriptional regulator ArgR, which yields MNKGQRHIRIREIIANNDIETQDELVDILKNGGFNVTQATVSRDIKELHLVKIPMMDGRYKYSLPADQRFNPLQKLKRSLMDAFIRIDSAGHMLVMKTMPGNANAIGALIDNLDWDDILGTICGDDTILIICRTPEDTEIISKRFLDML from the coding sequence ATGAATAAAGGACAAAGACATATAAGGATTAGAGAAATCATAGCAAACAATGATATCGAAACACAGGACGAACTAGTAGATATCTTAAAAAATGGGGGCTTTAATGTAACCCAAGCAACTGTCTCAAGAGATATAAAGGAACTTCACCTTGTTAAAATACCTATGATGGACGGAAGATACAAGTATAGCCTACCAGCAGACCAACGTTTTAATCCATTACAGAAGCTTAAAAGGTCACTTATGGATGCATTCATTAGAATTGACAGCGCTGGCCATATGTTAGTAATGAAAACAATGCCTGGTAATGCAAATGCGATTGGAGCATTAATTGATAATCTTGACTGGGATGACATTTTAGGAACCATTTGTGGAGATGATACAATCCTAATTATCTGTAGAACACCAGAAGATACTGAAATTATTTCAAAACGCTTCTTAGACATGCTCTAA
- a CDS encoding exodeoxyribonuclease VII small subunit: protein MTEEKQMTFEDAMEKLEEIVERLEEGDVPLEKAISYFQEGMKLSKLCHDKLQNVEKQMDQILREDGKLEPFTIQGDE, encoded by the coding sequence ATGACTGAAGAAAAACAAATGACATTTGAAGATGCCATGGAAAAGTTAGAAGAAATTGTAGAACGATTAGAAGAAGGCGATGTTCCTCTTGAAAAAGCGATTAGTTACTTTCAAGAAGGAATGAAATTATCAAAGCTGTGTCATGATAAGCTTCAAAACGTAGAGAAACAAATGGATCAGATTTTACGCGAAGATGGAAAGTTAGAGCCCTTCACTATTCAGGGGGATGAATAG
- the accB gene encoding acetyl-CoA carboxylase biotin carboxyl carrier protein has protein sequence MLKIQEIRELIKLVDQSSIDEFTFEHDGSKIKMKKHNDNNGSVVKHVTQEVPQVQAAVQETVHQAPTAVAAPAAQAEAPKAVEAASTENLHKITSPMVGTFYAAPSPDAENYVKVGDRVNTNNVVCIVEAMKLFNEIEAEVNGEIVEILVKNGQLVEYGQPLFLVKPE, from the coding sequence ATGCTTAAAATTCAAGAAATACGCGAACTAATTAAACTTGTAGACCAATCTTCTATTGATGAGTTTACTTTTGAACATGATGGTTCAAAAATTAAAATGAAAAAACATAATGATAATAATGGGTCAGTAGTGAAACATGTTACCCAAGAAGTACCACAGGTTCAAGCAGCTGTTCAAGAAACTGTTCACCAAGCACCTACTGCGGTGGCTGCCCCTGCAGCTCAAGCAGAGGCTCCAAAAGCAGTTGAAGCAGCATCAACGGAAAACTTACATAAAATAACTTCACCAATGGTAGGAACTTTTTATGCAGCTCCATCACCTGATGCAGAAAACTATGTTAAAGTCGGAGATCGAGTAAATACAAATAATGTTGTTTGTATTGTTGAAGCTATGAAACTCTTCAATGAAATTGAAGCGGAAGTTAATGGTGAGATTGTTGAAATCTTAGTGAAAAACGGACAATTAGTAGAGTACGGACAACCACTATTCCTAGTTAAACCTGAATAA